In a single window of the Deltaproteobacteria bacterium genome:
- a CDS encoding Rrf2 family transcriptional regulator, with the protein MQLLAQEEYGLRCLVQVARQRGSDPLTIPEIAAREGISPEYAAKLMRALRQSGFVTSTRGAGGGYHLSRPAQSITAWQVVQALGGSLFSAEFCEAHPGQLHDCVHSTGCSLRGLWSSVESAIREILEGRTVADLAGLDRELLAISDPPGEPKPGATP; encoded by the coding sequence ATGCAGCTCCTCGCCCAGGAAGAGTACGGGCTGCGCTGCCTGGTTCAGGTGGCGCGGCAGCGCGGCTCCGACCCGCTCACGATCCCCGAGATCGCCGCGCGCGAGGGGATCTCGCCCGAGTACGCCGCCAAGCTGATGCGCGCGCTGCGCCAGAGCGGCTTCGTCACGAGCACCCGCGGGGCCGGCGGCGGCTACCACCTGTCCCGTCCGGCGCAATCGATCACGGCCTGGCAGGTGGTGCAGGCGCTCGGCGGATCGCTCTTCTCGGCGGAATTCTGCGAGGCCCACCCCGGGCAGCTCCACGACTGCGTGCACTCGACCGGCTGCTCGCTCCGCGGCCTGTGGAGCTCGGTCGAGAGCGCGATCCGCGAGATCCTGGAGGGCAGGACCGTCGCCGATCTGGCCGGGCTCGATCGCGAGCTGCTGGCGATCTCCGACCCGCCGGGCGAGCCCAAGCCA
- a CDS encoding gamma carbonic anhydrase family protein: MEARILSYRASRPRLASDAFVAPGATLIGDVEVGAQASVWFGCVVRGDVQRVRIGARTNLQDGSIVHVSRAGFATLIGVEVTIGHGCIVHACTLEDRAFVGMGSVILDGAFVASEGMLGAGSLLAPGKRVGPRELWLGRPARLARRVSDQERAELDEQNRHYVELAAEYRAALTRPAVS; this comes from the coding sequence TTGGAAGCTCGGATCCTGTCCTATCGCGCCTCCCGCCCGCGCCTGGCGAGCGACGCGTTCGTCGCGCCCGGCGCGACCCTGATCGGCGACGTCGAGGTCGGCGCGCAGGCCAGCGTCTGGTTCGGCTGCGTGGTTCGCGGGGACGTGCAGCGCGTGCGGATCGGCGCGCGCACGAATCTGCAGGACGGCTCGATCGTGCACGTCTCGCGGGCCGGGTTTGCGACCCTGATCGGTGTAGAGGTCACGATCGGCCACGGCTGCATCGTGCACGCCTGCACGCTCGAGGACCGGGCGTTCGTGGGCATGGGATCGGTGATCCTGGACGGCGCGTTCGTCGCGAGCGAGGGAATGCTCGGAGCCGGGTCGCTGCTCGCGCCGGGCAAGCGGGTCGGCCCGCGCGAGCTCTGGCTCGGCCGCCCCGCGCGTCTGGCCCGCCGGGTCTCGGACCAGGAACGCGCGGAGCTCGACGAGCAGAACCGACACTACGTGGAGCTCGCGGCCGAGTATCGGGCCGCGCTGACTCGCCCCGCCGTCTCGTGA